GTCACGGCGGCCCGGACCTCGCCGGCAACGAGGGCGGCCCCCTGCAAATCGGTACTGGGCAACACGATGGCGAACTCCTCGCCGCCGTAACGCGCCACCAGGTCCATGGGGCGCTTGAGCGTGCCGCTGATGGCCTGGGCCACGGCGCGCAGCGCTTCGTCCCCCTTCACGTGCCCATAGGTGTCGTTGTACAGCTTGAAAAAATCGATATCACATAATACGACGGCCAGGTAGGTGCCCTCGCGGCGCGCCCGTCGCCACTCTTCGGCCAATCGCTCGTCAAATCGACGGCGATTGGCGATCTGGGTCAAATCATCCAGCGCGGCCAGGCGCTGCAGCTCCTCGTTGGCCTTTTGCAATGCCAACTCGACCTGTTTGTACTTGCCGATGTCGATGAGCGTACCGAGGATGCGCAGCGCCGCTCCCCTGGCATCCCGCTCCACCGCCCGCCCCCGCACCTGCACCCAACGCCACTGACCACCTTGGCCCAGCATGCGCAGTTCGATTTGAAAGGCCTCATTGGCCCCGGAGATGATCTTCCCGAACGTATCTTTGAGAAAGGCCACATCTTCGGGATGGGCCAAGGTGTTCCAGGTCTCCATGCTGGAGGGCAGCTCACCGGCCTCATAGCCCAACATGGAGAACCAGCGCGGGCTGAAGTAAATCTGGCCGACCTGGGGCAGATAATCCCACAAGCCCTCGTCGGCCGAATCGAGGGCCAGGTTCAGGCGTCGTTCGTTCAGATTCATGGCCTGTTCATTGCGCTTGCGGAGCAGGGCCTCGACAAAAATGCCTGTCAGCGTTTCGATGTCGTAACGGTCCACCAGGGCATAGCCGTTTGGATTGTTGGCCAGGGCGATGAACCCGGAAACCCCCGTCTGTTTGGGCAATGGAACGGCGAGCAACGTCTTGACTTCCGGGAACCCCTCGGGAAAGGGTTGCCAATCCGCTGTCTGGTCCCCGGCGGTCAGCATGACCGGCTCATTCCCATGGACCATATGGCGCCATAGATCATTGAAAAGCGACCGGTCGTCCTGATCGGCCTGGCCCTTGACCGGGTCGCCGGCCGCCTGCATGGCCACGACCCGCCATTGACTTTCGCTTTTTTCGGCCATGAATCCAAACGGGCTCTCGGTCAGGGATTGGGCGGCCTGCAGGCAGGTGCTGGCCAGGGCATGCTCACTGCGATCGGTCAGAATCTGCTGAAGGACCCGGTTGATGGCATCCAGCAATTTGGATTTCCGCACGATCTGCTCTTCGGCCAGATCCCGCTCCAGGACCTCCAGCTGCAGCCGCTTATTGGTGCTGATCAACTCGGCCGTGCGCTCCTGGACCAACCGTTCCAATTCGGTTTTATATCGATCCAACTCGCTTTCAAGACGCTGAAGTTTGGAAAGATCCTGGGCGAGCACCAGGTTCTGAAAACCGAGCAGGGTGATCTGGCCCGCCAGGTTGTCGATCCAGGCCAATACCTTTTGAAAATCCGCCTCGGTGCCTTGCGGGCACTTCGCCAACACTCGCCAAAGGGTCTCCCCATCCAGACCCACCTGCTGCGCATAGCCGAAAACTTTCTCCTTATCGACCCGTTCATCACACACCCGGGCGATCCACCAATTGGCCAGATGGCGATCGTGGACCAGAATGGGAACAGCCGCCTTGATGATCCCCAATGGTTCGATATGCCTGAAGGCCGGCTTCTTATCGCTCCTGATTTGGTTGGCGATGGCCCTGTCGTGTTTCGAGCATCCGTCGTCCGCTGACTCGGATTGCCGGATCAGCTCGCAAATGGGGCTGTCGTTGCTGGTCATGGTCAGGGGATTGCCATCCGGATCCGTGATGACCGATCTGACACCCCCCATTTCGGCGAGCGCATCCTGCAACTGCTGCAGATCCTCCAAAGGAATCAGGTTCAGCAATGATATCTGGTCCGGAAGACGATGGCCTTCCCGACCCGCCCTATATGATCTTTCGATCATTCAGCTTTTTCCCACCGGTTCGACCGAGATGCCTTCATCGTGTATACGTACCTGTAGCCCCCGTCTTTGCGACGCACCAACAGATCACATGGACAGGCGCGTCCCTTTCTATCGGAACACCATCCTGTCTCGGCCTGGAGACATCCCAGGATGCCGCTGTCTCCTGGTGGGACCGGCCGTCGTTCACCCCAATCGCTCGCGACGGCTGTATCCACCGCATCGTGACAAAAAAACCGGACTGCCGCCAGGCAACCCGGTTTAAAACAAACGATTCATCCAGGCAGCTCGGCTATCCGCAAAACACGGACCCGCAACTTTCCGTCCTCCGGTTACCCGAAGTTTGGCTTTTCTGGCTATCAGCACATTCCCGTAACGCAATGATAGTGCCAACCATTGACCATTCTCAGGTTTGTTTTTTAACAGGCTCGATTTACATCTGAAATTTGCAAAATTGCCGCTATTTGTCAGGCGCCGCGACCAGCACATCATGTAATCGACTACCCAATGGTTATGAACTCTCTTTCCCAACTGACACCGGCTCTACCCTACGATCGCCCCTTGTCCAGGCCATCACCCGAAAAACCCGGAATCCGATTTATGCTACCGTTATCATTAAAAGGTATTTTTCTTCACGCTTGACACTCCATGGGCTTCTATCTATATATGGGAGACTTGCTCGAAAAATGGCAGTAAAGTTTTATCATAAAGATCCGATAGGTTAAATCATGTACACTGCCTTGGATCGTGTCTTTCAAAGGAGCAACCCATGTTTCTCAAGCGCTGGTCAGTCGCTATAGCCATATGGTGTCTTTTCGTCGGGACGGTCGGAGCGGGCAATGCGTCGCCCACACCGATGGACTTCGTAAAGGAACGCATCGATCAGATCATCACGATACTCAATGATCCCACTTACCACACGCCCGGCCAAAAAGGTTCGCAAAGAGATAGAATTTGGGAAGTATCGCAACCCATGTTCGATTTCAAGGAGATCAGCCAGCGAACGGTGGGACCGAAATGGGATCTCTTTTCGGAGGCGGAGAAAGAGCAGTTCACCCATGTCTTTTCCTCCTTTTTAGGCAATACCTATATCGACAAAATTCAGGGGGAGTATCACAACGAGCAAATCGTCTATCTCAAGGAACTGGTCAAAGAGCCTCTGGCCCTGGTTCGGACCAAGCTGGTCCGTGAAAGTGTCGAAATACCGATCGACTACCGATTGAGAAAAAACGATAATCAGTGGAAAGTATATGATATTCTTGTAGAAAATGGCGTCAGCCTGGTACAGAACTATCGTGTCCAATTCAGATCCATCCTGGAAAAAGAGCCTCCCGCCGAGCTGATCCGGCGGCTGGAGCAAAAACTGCAGGAACAGAATCAAGCCTTGCAATAGCCATCGCGCCTCAATTCGCCAAAACAGAGCCGGCCCGCGAATGAAAAATCGATCATTTACCAGCATTGCACTGTTTACCGTGGCACTTCTTTTTTTGATCGGCTGCGCCGGCGCCACAAGAAGCGGCGATCGTGGGACACCCGGGGAATTGCCTTCAGATCCCGAGTCATCATTGTCGGCATCCACCTCTGAAGGGGAGAATCAGCTCAGCGATGAAGAATTGCTTCTTCTTGAAGATGATTCGGATTGGAACGATGGGCCGACGGAAGAAATCTACACGGTGCCCGACCCGATAGAGCCCTTCAACCGGGTCATGTTCACCATAAACGACAAACTCTACCTGTGGATCATGATTCCCGTGGCCAAGGGATATGCCAAGGTGGTTGAACCCCAAATCCGCACGGGCGTCAAAAACTTCTTTTTCAACCTCGGTGCGCCGATACGCATCGTCAACAACATCCTGCAGGGCAAGGGGAAGGCCGCCGAGGCGGAAGTCGCACGATTTCTCTACAACTCGACGGTGGGCGTTCTCGGCTTCGGCAACCCGGCCAAGCACCATGACGGTCTCAACCCCGATCCCGAGGACCTCGGCCAGACGTTGGGGGTCTGGGGTATTGGAGACGGCTTTTTCCTCTATCTACCCGTGTTGGGTCCCTCCACGCTGAGGGATACGGTGGGCTTCGTGGGGGACCGCTATGCCAGCCCGGTGGGCTTTGTCGAGCCGATGGAGCTCTCCCTGGGACTGAGCGGATACAACGTCCTCAATACGCTCTCTTTCCGTACCGACGACTACAGGACCCTGAAAGATGCAGCCCTCGATCCCTATGTCTCTTTTCGCAACGCGTATATCCAGTTGCGGCAATCCAAGCTCCGCAGATAAGATCTGTTGCGCGTGATCCTTCTATTTCAATACCGAACTATTCGCCCATGCGCCTCCCCGGCGCCGGTACAGAGGGAAAACGACCCGGATCGGTATGCGGAATGAATTTGGCGGCCGAAAAGCGGTTCATGAAATCCTGGTTCACGTTCAATTCCATGTAGGTGATGCCGTCACGGATGGCATCGATATCCATCACCGCTTCACGGGACTGCAGAAGGAGGCTGGCGCCGCCCAGGGAGGTGTTGCCCATGGAACGGAAAGCGGTCGGCGGCAGATCGGGCAGCATGCCGATGGTGATCGCAGAGCGGGGATCGATAAACGATCCGAAGGTGCCGGCCACAAAAAAGGTCTTCAATTCGTCCAGGGCGATGCCCATGCTGCCGGTGAGGGTTTCCAAAATCGTGTACATGGCCGCCTTGGAACGGATCAGGCTGTCCATGTCGGCCTGGCTGATGCCCAGGGGCTGCCCATTGGCCGATGCCTCGGGCGGCACGATGATCACATGGGCCATGCCGTTGATTTCCACCCAACGCTCACCGCAAACCGCCGGTTGGAACTTGCCGCGGATGTCGATCATGCCGGACAGATAGAGCTGGGCCGCCAGATCGATGACCCCGGAACCGCAGATCCCCCTGGGCGGCAAATCGTCGATGGTATGGATATCGATGGCTTTCGAGTCGGGATCGATGCGCACCCGGTCGATGACGCCGGGTGCCGCCGTGGTGCCCATTCGCGTAACACCGCCCTCCAAGGCCGGCCCGGCGGCGCCGGCGCATGCCATCAGCCACTCCCGGTTGCCGAGAACCACTTCCGCATTGGTGCCCACATCCACCAGAAGAGCGGTCTCGGATTGGCGATGCAAGCCGGTGAACAGGATGCCGGCGATGAGATCTCCTCCGAAGTAGCTGCCGACACTGGGAAAGAGAAAAAGCCGGGCCAGGGGATTCACCGTCAGGCCCAACTGAGCCGCCGGGATCAGGCCGAACCGGTTGACGGCCGGGATATAGGGCTCCCGGATCATCCAGCGGGTCGGCAATCCGGCCAGCAGGTGGCTCATGGCCGTGTTGCCGGCCACACTGATCAAAAAAATGTGGTCGGGTGTCATGTGAACCGAACGACACAGGTTCGCCACCTCCCGGTTGATCCCTGCGACGATCAACGCCTGAAGCCGTTCGAGCCCACCGGGCTGGTCGGCGTAATGGATCCGCGCCAGCACATCCGGGCCGATCTCGATCTGGGGGTTGTCAAAGGCACGCTCCGCCAGGACGCGTCGATCGTCCAGATCCACCAGCCGCATCACTACCCGGGTGGTTCCCAGATCGATGGCCAGGCCGGCCAGCGCCTCGTCTGCGGCGGCCACATGAACGAGCCGGCCGCAGGCGCCGTCCCGAAAGAGGATGCACCGGACCCGATACGCAGCGTCGCGGAGGACTTGGGGCAGTCGTCGCAACAGGATCAGGTCGGCCTGCACCTGGTCGACCCCCAATTCCCGTTTCAATGCGCGTAAAAGGCGATCGGCATCGGCGGAGTTGTCGCGCAAAGAGGGCGACGGCAACGTCACGGAAACGACCCATCCGGGTGAAGTCGAGTGAGCTTGTTGTCGTTCGATCATAGCAAATGGATCACGCTTACGGTTAGGATGGCTGCCGGTTCGACCGAAGTCGCTGAACCATGGATGCCATCTGTTCCATCACTTCACCAGCTGAACCGAGCAGGGTCACGTCGCTGATCCGATGGGTCAATGGGGTGGGCTCGGGATTGACTTCGATGATGAATGCGCCGCTATGCTTGGCGATCACGGGCAGGGAGGCGGCCGGCTCGACCGTGGCCGACGTGCCGATCACCAGCATCACGTCGCAGCCGGCCGCGAGCTGCTGGGAACGCTGCAGCAACCTTGGATCGATCATTTCGCCGAAAAGCACCACGTCGGGCCGCAGCACACCGCTGCATTCACATCGCGGCGGGATCACCTCCAGGGGCACCGACCGCCAGTCGCTACGGCGGCCGCAGACGGAACAGCGCACAAATGCATGGGTGCCATGAAACTCGATGACATCGCGGTGACCCGCTTGCTGATGCAGGCCATCGACATTCTGGGTGATCACGGTCTGCAGCACCCCCATTTCCTCCAACCGCCACAGCCCCTGATGGCCGGCATTGGGGCGCGCCTTTTCCAGCACATGGCTGATACCGAGAAACAGGACCTTCCAGACTTCGGCGGGGTCGTTTTCAAAGGCGGCCACGTGGGCATATTTCATGGGATCGATTTTCTCCCAGAGACCTCCCCTGCCCCGAAAAGGCGGAATGCCGCTCTCCACGGAAATCCCCGCACCGGTCAGTGCCACTGCCTTGCGCGCCCCGGCACAGGCAATGGCCGCACGTTCCAGGGCGGGATCGGATGTTGTCATGGTTCGTCCTCCTAAAGTTCAAATACCATGTCCGCCGCCACCGCCGAACATTTCATGTCGACGCCGCGTTCGGCAATGATGTTGCGGCAGGCGGCCACCATCTCGTCCACCTCGTCGTCGGTACGTTCCTGGTTGAGATGAAACAATCCCAGCTGTTTGACTTCGGCCTTGAAGGCCAGCTCCAACACATCCAGATAAGAAGAGTGTCCCCATTCGATGAGCAATTTGTACTCGCGCGGGGTATACTCGGCGTCGTGGATCAAGAGATCGGCTCCTCGGCAAAACTCCAGATATTCGGACGCCGGCAACCCCCCGGGGTGGACGAACCCCAACTCGTTATCGGTGAGGAAGACGAAGGTTTTGCCGTCTTCGATGAACTTGTATCCCTTGCCGGTATTGGGATGGCTGATCTGAATGGGGATGACCGTGACCGACCCGATTTCAAATTGCACGGGATTACCGGCCTCATAAAAAATCTTGGCTTTCAAATCCGAATAGCGGACCGGAAAATTGGGCGGGGCCATCACTTTAGAAAACATGCTCTCCATGAACTTTTTATGAAACGGTCCCCGGTGCATGTGGATCTGCGGGTGCTCGAGGAAGAGGGGCTTGAAGAAGGGAAAGCCCATCAGGTGGTCCCAGTGGCCGTGGGTCAACAAAAAATTGTACTGGTAGCGCCCCTCCTGGATCAGCGCATTGCCCAATCGGCGAATGCCCGTGCCGGCATCGACGATTATGATATCATCGCTTCGGGTCCGGATCTCCAAGCAGGTGGTGTCTCCGCCATATTTGATATACTCTTTTCCAGATACAGGAATGGAGCCCCTCGATCCCCAGCAACGTATCAGCATGGCTGCCCCTTGTTATTCGTCCGACAATTGAAACCGCTCTCCGCCACAGCGCGTCCGTAGTACGTAAACCATGTTCCGTCCCGCTCCCACTTTTCAATTATCTCTACGGGATGTCCACGCAATTGATGCTCGATCTCTCTGGCCTGGGAACGCAGAAGACCGGAGAGGACAAACCGTTTCTGGCGGCTGAAACCTCGGGCGGCAACCAATTCGCGCATCACCGCATAGTGGATATTGGATACCATAAGGTCACTGGAAATGTCCATGAAATCCATGGCATTACCCTGTGCGACCAGTACGCTTGCCTCCATCCGATTGGCAATGACGTTCCGTTGGGCGGTTTCGGCGGCCAACCGATTCAAATCGACTGCAATGACGGCTCCGGCCCCCAGGCGGGCGGCGGCCAAGGCCAACAATCCGGTGCCGGTACCCAAATCGAGCACGGTGTGAATCGGTTGCGCATCAAAGGCCATCTGGATCGCAACCAGGCAGTCGCTGGTCGTGGGGTGCCGGCCGCTTCCGAAGACCACGCCCGGATCGAGCACGATGGCCCGCGCATCGTTGGCAACAGGGTCATCCATCCAGGGCGGGACGAAGGTCAGCCGGCCGACCTGAAATGGTCCAATGGCGTGCCCCTGCCACTCTTCGTAAGTCATCTGAAACCGGTCCTCAAGGACCAGGTGGGCCTGTCGTTGGACAAGCAGGCGCACCTCTTCATCGGACGACACCTTGAAAAAGAGAAAGGAGTCTTCCCCCTCTTGCCAGTTGCCGATGTAGTTTTCATGAGTGCTGAAGGGGTTGCCGTGAACCTGCCCCCGGATGTAGTAAATATAGAGATCTTGGTAAGGTGCAAGGAGCATGGAAGACATCGTCATGGCGGATTCGAACGGTGGCGCACCTGTGCTTATAAGAGCCAGGGTGTAGGGCAGGAATCCCTGTCGAATGTCCGGAATCGACAGCGCCCGCATTTACACCAAAAATTTTCCGGTTGCAGGTTATGCTTCAGGCGGAGCCGCCTTGGGAAGTTGATCCAGATACCATTGCATCGGATCGAGGATCTCGAAACCCAACTCGCGCAGCCGCTGCTTGACACGCATCACGTTGTTGGTCAGCAGATAGGGAAAAACGGCCCGCTTGTCTTTTTCGAAATAGCGTGCCACCAGTACGCTGCCACAGGAAATTTTCTCTTCGGTGATCACATCGACGATCCGCTTGAGCTGCCCGACTTTTTCTTCCGCCAGAATGCACAGCAGGGTCCCAGGTTCACCGATGCCCAGCACATTGATAAAGGCCCGCAGAAGGTCGCGCACCGAAATGATGCCCTTGAGCCGCCCGTCACGATCCACGACCGGAAAAGCCCCCATCCTCTTTTCCTGGATCAACAACAAGGCGTCCTG
This is a stretch of genomic DNA from Desulfatitalea tepidiphila. It encodes these proteins:
- a CDS encoding 50S ribosomal protein L11 methyltransferase; amino-acid sequence: MRALSIPDIRQGFLPYTLALISTGAPPFESAMTMSSMLLAPYQDLYIYYIRGQVHGNPFSTHENYIGNWQEGEDSFLFFKVSSDEEVRLLVQRQAHLVLEDRFQMTYEEWQGHAIGPFQVGRLTFVPPWMDDPVANDARAIVLDPGVVFGSGRHPTTSDCLVAIQMAFDAQPIHTVLDLGTGTGLLALAAARLGAGAVIAVDLNRLAAETAQRNVIANRMEASVLVAQGNAMDFMDISSDLMVSNIHYAVMRELVAARGFSRQKRFVLSGLLRSQAREIEHQLRGHPVEIIEKWERDGTWFTYYGRAVAESGFNCRTNNKGQPC
- a CDS encoding MlaA family lipoprotein, with the translated sequence MKNRSFTSIALFTVALLFLIGCAGATRSGDRGTPGELPSDPESSLSASTSEGENQLSDEELLLLEDDSDWNDGPTEEIYTVPDPIEPFNRVMFTINDKLYLWIMIPVAKGYAKVVEPQIRTGVKNFFFNLGAPIRIVNNILQGKGKAAEAEVARFLYNSTVGVLGFGNPAKHHDGLNPDPEDLGQTLGVWGIGDGFFLYLPVLGPSTLRDTVGFVGDRYASPVGFVEPMELSLGLSGYNVLNTLSFRTDDYRTLKDAALDPYVSFRNAYIQLRQSKLRR
- a CDS encoding MlaC/ttg2D family ABC transporter substrate-binding protein, coding for MFLKRWSVAIAIWCLFVGTVGAGNASPTPMDFVKERIDQIITILNDPTYHTPGQKGSQRDRIWEVSQPMFDFKEISQRTVGPKWDLFSEAEKEQFTHVFSSFLGNTYIDKIQGEYHNEQIVYLKELVKEPLALVRTKLVRESVEIPIDYRLRKNDNQWKVYDILVENGVSLVQNYRVQFRSILEKEPPAELIRRLEQKLQEQNQALQ
- a CDS encoding diguanylate cyclase domain-containing protein; translated protein: MIERSYRAGREGHRLPDQISLLNLIPLEDLQQLQDALAEMGGVRSVITDPDGNPLTMTSNDSPICELIRQSESADDGCSKHDRAIANQIRSDKKPAFRHIEPLGIIKAAVPILVHDRHLANWWIARVCDERVDKEKVFGYAQQVGLDGETLWRVLAKCPQGTEADFQKVLAWIDNLAGQITLLGFQNLVLAQDLSKLQRLESELDRYKTELERLVQERTAELISTNKRLQLEVLERDLAEEQIVRKSKLLDAINRVLQQILTDRSEHALASTCLQAAQSLTESPFGFMAEKSESQWRVVAMQAAGDPVKGQADQDDRSLFNDLWRHMVHGNEPVMLTAGDQTADWQPFPEGFPEVKTLLAVPLPKQTGVSGFIALANNPNGYALVDRYDIETLTGIFVEALLRKRNEQAMNLNERRLNLALDSADEGLWDYLPQVGQIYFSPRWFSMLGYEAGELPSSMETWNTLAHPEDVAFLKDTFGKIISGANEAFQIELRMLGQGGQWRWVQVRGRAVERDARGAALRILGTLIDIGKYKQVELALQKANEELQRLAALDDLTQIANRRRFDERLAEEWRRARREGTYLAVVLCDIDFFKLYNDTYGHVKGDEALRAVAQAISGTLKRPMDLVARYGGEEFAIVLPSTDLQGAALVAGEVRAAVTALKIPHPASHVYEYVSLSFGVAAMIPAGSVSAKTLVEQADKALYRAKAQGRNQIVEWQRKAETTIEDAD
- a CDS encoding CBS and ACT domain-containing protein, whose amino-acid sequence is MFVSRSMTEKVITVRKETSLLEAQDLMSEHQIRHLPVVDDDNILMGIITDRDIRGALPYHLVKEKPDSQERAKYAHLKVETYMTDKPATISPEHTLQDALLLIQEKRMGAFPVVDRDGRLKGIISVRDLLRAFINVLGIGEPGTLLCILAEEKVGQLKRIVDVITEEKISCGSVLVARYFEKDKRAVFPYLLTNNVMRVKQRLRELGFEILDPMQWYLDQLPKAAPPEA
- a CDS encoding MBL fold metallo-hydrolase, whose product is MLIRCWGSRGSIPVSGKEYIKYGGDTTCLEIRTRSDDIIIVDAGTGIRRLGNALIQEGRYQYNFLLTHGHWDHLMGFPFFKPLFLEHPQIHMHRGPFHKKFMESMFSKVMAPPNFPVRYSDLKAKIFYEAGNPVQFEIGSVTVIPIQISHPNTGKGYKFIEDGKTFVFLTDNELGFVHPGGLPASEYLEFCRGADLLIHDAEYTPREYKLLIEWGHSSYLDVLELAFKAEVKQLGLFHLNQERTDDEVDEMVAACRNIIAERGVDMKCSAVAADMVFEL
- a CDS encoding ASKHA domain-containing protein, with product MTLPSPSLRDNSADADRLLRALKRELGVDQVQADLILLRRLPQVLRDAAYRVRCILFRDGACGRLVHVAAADEALAGLAIDLGTTRVVMRLVDLDDRRVLAERAFDNPQIEIGPDVLARIHYADQPGGLERLQALIVAGINREVANLCRSVHMTPDHIFLISVAGNTAMSHLLAGLPTRWMIREPYIPAVNRFGLIPAAQLGLTVNPLARLFLFPSVGSYFGGDLIAGILFTGLHRQSETALLVDVGTNAEVVLGNREWLMACAGAAGPALEGGVTRMGTTAAPGVIDRVRIDPDSKAIDIHTIDDLPPRGICGSGVIDLAAQLYLSGMIDIRGKFQPAVCGERWVEINGMAHVIIVPPEASANGQPLGISQADMDSLIRSKAAMYTILETLTGSMGIALDELKTFFVAGTFGSFIDPRSAITIGMLPDLPPTAFRSMGNTSLGGASLLLQSREAVMDIDAIRDGITYMELNVNQDFMNRFSAAKFIPHTDPGRFPSVPAPGRRMGE
- a CDS encoding SIR2 family NAD-dependent protein deacylase, whose protein sequence is MTTSDPALERAAIACAGARKAVALTGAGISVESGIPPFRGRGGLWEKIDPMKYAHVAAFENDPAEVWKVLFLGISHVLEKARPNAGHQGLWRLEEMGVLQTVITQNVDGLHQQAGHRDVIEFHGTHAFVRCSVCGRRSDWRSVPLEVIPPRCECSGVLRPDVVLFGEMIDPRLLQRSQQLAAGCDVMLVIGTSATVEPAASLPVIAKHSGAFIIEVNPEPTPLTHRISDVTLLGSAGEVMEQMASMVQRLRSNRQPS